A single genomic interval of Bacteroidota bacterium harbors:
- a CDS encoding CAP domain-containing protein, giving the protein MKIFKKFYSLLFLSLLILSSINIYSQNKDELINPDNFDPLFLNSLILSNINDYRLQQGFEALTINPILAKAADDQAFYMAWKQEETLENKKGKKTTSERVMLYGGTNQVTELVEKTYVRRGREPYTYKYVAKEISDTWIDRKKTEEVVAEQKYILAGLGSFIDIEKKKVYVSLVLGNHKSFNTGAKKRDMLEVPFSKRKYWLKPYDDKTCRRCERIENIERFQKGLFVKDGKIYFKCSRADYRDFRRLIRNKKNGIAVDIVQKLQYSCEMEDNIVDYNNLNKGVMLKPMYSKKIYRKNLIKGKRVREFYFELGNFPESIDGKYELNLLIIQDKHVCKTITQTYIQEGKSNFLNPLSLVPDTISIDVNSLYYPVPDTTWLTFRIPFDKNKFEYNPEDMQPFLEALNEPEFFIQRLTIIAVSSIEGSVKRNKELQEKRAKSIVEALEKRQKSSIVSDVSTNNSWGLFRADVMDSKYSKIANMSMEEAKEYISRKGMWNELEPILEKHRFADIDMEVVYDITGENEQAFVVDKFNKTIKQEDIPFAFGIQKFILNQVVQGIYNADAVKNMKIPDKDYLGPFHINKMFLEQITTENKLKPSYREKINTLHKYAPNNVYIYFNKMCCDVYFGKIVKNSEIRETQSIIKKFYETDIPKEYIDDLDLNFQFRIIKLCDTLDEPNKTVLAAFEKVKELVKIDDTDCKNALELAKLFINYEDYRFAGKILDKYIDKPKVNKDFIFTYIAICSHSQARIMSNKFYRALNHAAAIDKKRYCELFNGNKFSFQIFDNPFVKQTYCKTCYMKK; this is encoded by the coding sequence ATGAAAATATTTAAAAAGTTTTACAGCTTGCTATTTCTGAGTTTGCTAATTTTATCTTCAATTAATATATACTCTCAAAATAAAGATGAATTAATCAATCCTGATAATTTCGACCCATTATTTTTAAATTCACTTATACTTTCCAATATTAATGACTACCGCCTCCAACAAGGATTTGAAGCATTAACAATAAACCCAATTTTGGCGAAAGCAGCTGATGATCAAGCATTTTATATGGCTTGGAAACAAGAAGAAACCCTTGAAAATAAAAAAGGTAAAAAAACTACATCAGAGCGAGTAATGCTATATGGAGGAACAAATCAAGTAACAGAACTTGTTGAAAAAACTTATGTCAGGCGTGGAAGAGAGCCATATACCTACAAATATGTCGCTAAAGAAATATCTGATACTTGGATTGACAGAAAAAAGACAGAAGAAGTTGTAGCAGAACAAAAATATATTCTCGCAGGTTTAGGTTCCTTTATTGACATTGAAAAGAAAAAAGTATATGTTTCCTTAGTATTAGGAAATCATAAATCATTTAACACAGGAGCAAAAAAACGTGATATGCTGGAAGTACCTTTTTCAAAAAGGAAATATTGGTTAAAACCTTATGATGATAAAACTTGCAGGAGATGTGAACGAATAGAAAATATTGAACGCTTTCAAAAAGGACTTTTTGTAAAAGATGGAAAAATATATTTTAAATGTTCACGTGCTGATTACAGAGACTTTAGACGATTAATCCGCAATAAGAAAAACGGCATTGCTGTAGATATTGTACAAAAATTACAATACAGTTGCGAAATGGAAGATAATATTGTTGATTACAACAACCTTAACAAAGGTGTTATGCTTAAGCCTATGTATTCAAAAAAAATATATCGTAAAAATTTGATTAAAGGAAAAAGAGTACGTGAATTTTATTTTGAATTAGGTAATTTTCCCGAAAGCATTGATGGTAAATACGAATTAAATCTTTTAATCATTCAAGATAAGCATGTATGCAAAACCATTACTCAAACATACATACAGGAAGGAAAATCTAATTTTCTAAATCCCCTATCACTTGTTCCTGATACAATTTCAATTGATGTGAATTCACTTTACTATCCTGTACCCGATACAACATGGTTAACATTTAGAATCCCATTCGACAAAAATAAATTTGAATATAATCCTGAGGATATGCAACCCTTTCTTGAGGCATTAAACGAACCTGAATTTTTCATTCAAAGGTTAACAATTATTGCTGTATCTTCAATTGAAGGTAGTGTTAAACGCAATAAAGAATTGCAAGAAAAACGTGCCAAAAGCATTGTAGAAGCACTTGAAAAAAGACAAAAATCTAGTATAGTTTCTGATGTTTCAACCAATAACAGTTGGGGACTTTTTAGAGCAGACGTAATGGATTCCAAATATAGCAAAATTGCTAATATGTCTATGGAGGAGGCAAAAGAATATATAAGTAGAAAAGGAATGTGGAATGAGCTTGAACCCATCCTAGAAAAACATAGATTTGCCGATATTGACATGGAAGTAGTTTATGATATAACAGGCGAAAACGAACAAGCTTTTGTTGTTGACAAATTCAATAAAACAATAAAACAAGAAGATATTCCTTTTGCTTTTGGTATTCAAAAATTTATTCTTAATCAAGTTGTTCAGGGAATTTATAATGCTGATGCAGTTAAAAACATGAAGATACCTGACAAAGATTATCTTGGTCCATTTCACATAAATAAAATGTTCCTTGAACAAATAACCACAGAAAATAAACTCAAACCCAGCTATCGCGAAAAAATAAACACCTTACATAAATATGCTCCAAATAATGTTTATATCTATTTTAATAAAATGTGCTGTGATGTTTACTTTGGAAAAATTGTTAAAAATTCAGAAATAAGAGAAACTCAATCAATAATAAAGAAATTTTATGAAACGGATATTCCAAAAGAATATATTGATGATCTAGACCTTAACTTTCAATTTAGAATTATTAAACTCTGCGACACACTTGATGAGCCTAACAAAACTGTTTTAGCCGCTTTTGAAAAAGTAAAAGAATTGGTTAAAATTGATGATACAGATTGTAAAAACGCCCTTGAACTAGCCAAATTATTTATTAATTACGAAGACTATAGATTTGCAGGTAAAATTCTGGATAAATACATTGACAAACCTAAAGTAAATAAAGATTTTATTTTTACTTACATAGCAATTTGTTCACACTCACAAGCTCGAATAATGTCTAATAAATTTTACAGAGCACTTAACCATGCAGCAGCAATTGATAAAAAAAGATATTGTGAGCTATTTAATGGCAATAAATTTTCATTTCAAATATTTGACAATCCTTTTGTAAAACAAACTTATTGTAAAACTTGCTACATGAAAAAATAG
- a CDS encoding T9SS type A sorting domain-containing protein, giving the protein MKLKNIITLIVLIFIAFESQPQDYYYGNGIDGSPTFASELKTDGTRGIADVIDNNNKEITFINLTGSFSVNDRVLIVQMEGPDAGNYEVNKVSQNNGSSLVFTGIFLNNYIVADIVQVIRIPQYSNLTINGTKTVTCEPYNSVTGGGIVCFFVNNTLTFSDDGKVKANGKGYYGGDGGTIGPNVNTGDLGKGGLVLSDKNKRNGKDAEDYNHGHRNVSWVINYLYSNNEGGNGGAGGFKIGIAGQEGTDGASTAVLPNQFSKLLLGNGGNGGDSGDSGGAGGHGGGGGAGGYNGTDGTLGENGYSGGNGGNGGAGGGAIYIRANNVDLRNGAAVLLSNGKNGNDGQDGNGSGIGGKGGDGGNGGDGICGIYGPGAPGTPGFNGDGAGGGNGGKGGDAGMILFEYGNQQLNLSIELRGGTGGSGGIGAEPNPSTGSTGTWGTLDLDVSGCTWSYLPIITESEFICRCEDAFRHLSYCEISQYYPNDNEWAFWNLNGDILCTYNENDKELKCDVITTIDGNSTRPTETHTDIYKCELDDGGAGSGCNNCFLAIGNGTLPGNNTADYTYFDNNEYIYTKSTGYLTNNFNTCWSKCLDWRSCLYASCPQSGSDGSKGNDGDGNNNFFSRYHENSLTYRSNSTGIIETEFDYTNFKIYPNPTNNKFFVKFVAEIKKEYIFEIYSTKGEKIQTKQYISNGELTKLNFNIQSLEKGVYFLLIKSEGKSTSVKITKL; this is encoded by the coding sequence ATGAAATTAAAAAATATAATAACATTAATTGTGTTGATTTTTATTGCATTTGAATCTCAACCACAAGATTATTATTATGGAAATGGAATTGATGGTAGTCCTACTTTCGCATCAGAATTAAAAACTGATGGAACGAGGGGGATTGCTGATGTAATTGATAATAATAACAAAGAAATAACTTTCATTAATTTAACAGGTTCTTTTTCTGTAAATGACAGAGTACTAATTGTACAAATGGAAGGACCAGATGCAGGTAATTATGAAGTAAACAAAGTTTCCCAAAATAATGGAAGTTCTTTAGTATTTACAGGTATATTTCTGAATAACTATATTGTTGCTGATATTGTACAGGTTATAAGAATTCCTCAGTATTCCAATCTTACAATAAATGGCACAAAAACAGTAACTTGTGAACCGTATAATTCTGTAACTGGCGGTGGTATTGTTTGTTTTTTTGTAAATAATACTCTAACATTTAGTGATGATGGGAAAGTTAAGGCAAATGGAAAAGGATACTATGGTGGTGATGGAGGAACTATAGGTCCAAATGTAAACACAGGAGATTTAGGTAAAGGTGGTTTAGTATTATCTGATAAAAATAAGAGAAATGGAAAAGATGCTGAAGATTATAACCATGGACATAGGAATGTTTCATGGGTTATTAATTATTTGTATAGTAATAATGAAGGAGGTAATGGAGGAGCAGGTGGTTTTAAAATTGGAATAGCAGGACAAGAAGGAACTGATGGTGCTTCTACTGCAGTTTTACCAAATCAGTTTTCAAAGTTATTGTTAGGAAATGGCGGAAATGGTGGTGATAGTGGTGATAGTGGTGGTGCAGGTGGACATGGTGGCGGTGGAGGTGCCGGAGGATATAATGGTACTGATGGCACTCTTGGTGAAAATGGTTATTCAGGTGGTAATGGTGGCAATGGAGGTGCCGGTGGAGGTGCTATTTATATAAGGGCAAATAATGTTGACCTCCGTAATGGTGCTGCTGTGTTGTTGTCTAATGGTAAAAACGGAAATGACGGGCAAGATGGAAATGGTAGTGGAATAGGAGGTAAAGGTGGAGATGGTGGCAACGGTGGAGATGGTATATGTGGTATATATGGACCTGGTGCACCTGGAACTCCAGGCTTTAATGGAGATGGAGCAGGAGGTGGAAATGGAGGTAAAGGTGGAGATGCAGGAATGATTCTTTTTGAATACGGCAACCAACAACTAAATCTATCTATTGAACTGAGAGGAGGAACTGGTGGAAGTGGAGGAATAGGTGCTGAACCAAATCCCAGTACAGGTAGCACAGGTACATGGGGAACTTTAGATTTGGATGTGTCTGGATGTACTTGGAGTTATCTACCAATAATAACTGAATCAGAATTTATATGTCGTTGTGAGGATGCTTTCAGGCATTTATCGTATTGTGAAATTTCTCAATACTATCCTAATGATAATGAATGGGCATTTTGGAATTTAAATGGAGACATACTTTGCACTTATAATGAAAATGATAAGGAATTAAAATGTGACGTAATAACTACAATTGATGGAAATTCAACCAGACCTACAGAAACTCATACAGATATTTATAAATGTGAACTTGATGATGGTGGTGCTGGTAGTGGTTGTAATAATTGCTTTTTGGCAATAGGAAATGGTACATTACCCGGAAATAATACTGCTGATTATACTTATTTTGACAATAATGAATATATATATACAAAGAGTACCGGTTATCTAACAAATAATTTTAATACATGTTGGAGTAAATGTCTGGATTGGAGGTCTTGTTTATATGCATCATGTCCCCAATCAGGTTCAGATGGAAGTAAAGGTAACGATGGAGATGGTAACAACAATTTTTTTAGCAGATATCATGAAAATTCACTGACTTACAGAAGTAATTCAACAGGAATAATTGAAACAGAATTTGACTATACTAATTTTAAAATATATCCAAATCCAACAAATAATAAATTTTTTGTTAAATTTGTAGCAGAGATTAAGAAAGAATATATATTTGAAATATATTCAACTAAGGGTGAAAAAATTCAAACAAAACAATATATTTCTAATGGTGAACTTACTAAGCTTAATTTTAATATACAAAGTTTGGAAAAAGGTGTTTATTTTCTATTAATAAAATCAGAAGGGAAAAGTACAAGTGTTAAAATCACAAAATTATAG
- a CDS encoding gliding motility-associated C-terminal domain-containing protein, with amino-acid sequence MSNTFKSTGPSYYYNIFSTSFNCHNIQNNIVPDSIKSIFTDAMTTEVISDKDGNLLFIADQSNIYNSDYKMMKGGKNATQHRMFGLAEFGRFGDTKTIVPQPGKGNIYNIFFANSLHNNPSPLDSGDVSLNRTIIDMNIDNGKGAVIRKYTNLFYLSNKGKDGNAYHCITVVKAANNTDYWILSTESDTIKSFLLTKDSFSVKPVKSVLKNNSDEEFHFHISNNGKYFIPNRDDSIISIYKFNTNTGKVDFSNSFFSFSLPSYIQNPQFNHMASIKYSPDESKLYICCFSYDSNLMDIIFPLYQYDLSSGDSLQIAQSLKLLKVNQKDEGSFVGMAIGMDSKVYLGFIKHNPEKKFSFLINNPNEINPDISKLDFTMLHHHYHRGRISRTSPISKFYISHSCLKEPIKFTLAARKNADSFFWNFGDILSGVNNTSCIKEPEHTFMQPGRYKVILVTCEDGIYDTSGLYLCLYDSIEKIDIRDTNLCYSEKLVFDARNNGATYLWSTGDTTQQITIVDTGLYSLEISKGTCHYSLDFEVKEESINYQLLSSEDTVFCEISKIKTTAPTPFYSFLWNNGDTSVSLTPLNSGLFTVTAKKRGCTIKDSIMVNLILLPKEFLPTDTTFCEGEEINLTAKADNVSYNWSTGSYQKSITITQSGVYTLKISDNKCYETDSTEVIMYENPKPDLGPDLNFCPKKGETILLDGGNFVKWLWIPSNSTDRKIYLSQPDTYYLFVENVYGCKNSDTIIILENCKNDIYIPNAFSPNGDGINDTFDIGAEGINEKQIKIYNRWGERIFESKDKFKGWDGTFKGNNCKIDVYYYYITVQRKEEEAKIYSGTVTLVR; translated from the coding sequence ATGTCTAATACATTTAAATCAACAGGTCCTTCTTATTATTATAATATTTTTTCTACATCTTTTAATTGCCATAACATACAAAATAATATTGTTCCCGATTCGATAAAATCAATATTTACTGATGCTATGACAACGGAAGTAATCAGTGATAAAGACGGGAATTTATTATTTATTGCTGACCAGTCAAATATTTATAATAGTGATTACAAAATGATGAAAGGTGGCAAAAATGCTACTCAACACAGGATGTTCGGATTAGCTGAGTTTGGTCGTTTTGGAGATACTAAAACAATTGTTCCTCAGCCCGGAAAGGGAAATATATATAATATTTTTTTTGCAAATAGTTTACATAATAACCCGAGTCCATTAGATTCGGGAGATGTTAGCCTGAACCGAACCATTATTGATATGAATATCGATAATGGTAAAGGGGCGGTTATTCGAAAATATACTAATCTTTTTTATTTAAGTAATAAAGGTAAAGATGGAAATGCGTATCATTGTATTACAGTTGTTAAAGCAGCAAATAATACAGATTACTGGATACTATCAACAGAATCGGATACTATAAAATCATTTCTGCTTACCAAAGATTCTTTTTCTGTTAAGCCGGTAAAATCTGTTTTGAAAAATAATTCGGATGAAGAATTCCATTTTCATATTTCAAATAATGGGAAATACTTTATTCCAAACAGAGATGATTCAATAATAAGTATTTACAAATTTAATACAAACACAGGAAAAGTTGATTTTTCCAATTCTTTTTTTTCATTTTCACTGCCATCATATATTCAAAATCCTCAATTTAATCACATGGCATCTATTAAATATTCACCTGATGAATCAAAATTATATATATGTTGTTTTAGTTATGATTCAAATTTAATGGATATTATTTTCCCTTTGTATCAATACGACCTTTCATCAGGCGATTCATTGCAAATTGCACAAAGTTTAAAACTATTAAAAGTCAATCAAAAAGATGAAGGTAGCTTTGTTGGTATGGCAATAGGAATGGATAGTAAAGTTTATTTGGGATTTATTAAACATAATCCTGAAAAAAAATTCAGTTTTCTCATTAATAATCCTAATGAAATTAATCCTGATATCTCGAAGTTAGATTTTACAATGCTTCATCATCATTATCATCGGGGAAGGATTTCCCGCACTTCTCCAATCTCAAAGTTTTACATAAGCCATAGCTGCCTTAAAGAACCAATAAAATTTACACTGGCAGCAAGAAAAAATGCAGATAGTTTCTTCTGGAATTTCGGTGATATATTATCAGGTGTAAATAATACTTCCTGCATAAAAGAACCTGAGCATACATTTATGCAACCCGGCAGATATAAAGTAATTCTTGTAACCTGCGAAGATGGTATTTATGATACATCAGGTCTTTACCTTTGTCTATATGACAGCATAGAAAAGATTGATATAAGAGACACTAACCTATGCTATTCCGAAAAACTTGTTTTTGATGCAAGAAATAACGGGGCTACTTATTTATGGTCAACAGGAGATACAACCCAACAAATTACTATTGTAGATACCGGCTTGTATAGTCTTGAAATTTCAAAAGGTACATGCCATTATTCATTAGATTTTGAAGTAAAAGAAGAAAGCATAAATTATCAATTACTGTCATCAGAAGATACTGTTTTTTGTGAAATATCTAAAATAAAAACAACTGCTCCAACTCCGTTTTATTCTTTTTTATGGAATAACGGTGATACTTCCGTTTCTTTAACTCCCTTAAATAGTGGGTTATTTACAGTAACTGCAAAAAAACGGGGATGTACAATCAAGGATAGTATAATGGTGAATTTAATACTTTTGCCAAAAGAATTTTTACCAACTGATACTACCTTTTGTGAAGGAGAAGAAATAAACCTCACAGCAAAAGCCGATAATGTAAGCTATAACTGGAGTACAGGAAGTTATCAAAAATCAATAACGATTACTCAAAGCGGAGTCTATACCCTAAAAATATCAGATAATAAATGTTATGAGACAGACAGTACAGAAGTTATTATGTACGAAAATCCAAAACCCGACCTTGGTCCAGACCTGAATTTTTGCCCAAAAAAAGGAGAAACAATTTTACTGGATGGTGGTAATTTTGTAAAATGGCTTTGGATACCGTCAAACAGCACAGATAGAAAAATATATCTATCTCAACCTGATACTTATTATCTTTTTGTTGAAAATGTTTATGGATGTAAAAATTCTGATACAATAATTATATTGGAAAATTGCAAAAATGATATTTATATACCAAATGCTTTCAGCCCCAACGGAGATGGAATAAATGATACTTTTGACATTGGTGCTGAAGGAATTAATGAAAAACAAATAAAAATTTATAACCGTTGGGGAGAACGTATATTTGAATCTAAAGATAAGTTTAAAGGCTGGGATGGTACTTTTAAAGGCAATAATTGTAAGATAGATGTTTATTATTACTATATTACAGTACAACGAAAAGAAGAAGAAGCAAAAATTTATTCAGGAACTGTAACATTGGTAAGGTAA
- a CDS encoding methylmalonyl-CoA mutase family protein — protein sequence MINTDIYKPKNHIRIVTAASLFDGHDATINIIRRILQSSGAEVIHLGHDRSVHEIVECAVQEDVQAIAITSYQGGHNEYFKYMYDLLKEKGCSHIKIFGGGGGVILPNEIKDLQDYGIVKLYSPDDGRTLGLQGMINDLLKKADFPTGKNVNGEFEKLNTNKQYNIARIISAAENFPDTIKTKLNELNKKRKEIKTPVLGITGTGGSGKSSLVDEIVRRFLLDFPEKTIAIICADPSKRRTGGALLGDRIRMNSIDNPRVYMRSLATRMSNLTLSNYVNDAVNVVVVAGYDLIILETSGIGQSDTEIVDHSDLALYVMTPEYGAPTQLEKIDMLDYADIIALNKFDKRGALDSLRDVKKQYARNHQLWHDSQDSMPVFGTIASQFNDPGVNKFYNALIKKIKEKTGANFESSFLEDAEFSEKIHIIPPKRVRYLSEIADSIRAYNKWSDNQAEIAERLFAINKTLDEIEDSENNIKKVLEEKYKTLELELDPKNKIIIDNWDAKLKKYKDPIFSFKVRDKEIKIQTHTESLSHLQIPKISLPKYKSWGDILKWNLTENVPGEFPYAAGVFPFKREGEDPTRMFAGEGGPERTNKRFHYVSYGLDAKRLSTAFDSVTLYGRNPGTRPDIYGKIGNSGVSISCLDDAKKLYSGFRLTDPKTSVSMTINGPAPSMTGYFMNAAIDQECEVYIKENGLLKDVEKKIKDIFKKKGTKLPEYSGELPKGHNGLGLMLLGVTGEMLLPEDVYLKIKTDTISKVRGTIQADILKEDQGQNTCIFSTDFSLKLMGDMQEYFNLNNIRNFYSVSISGYHIAEAGANPISQLAFTLSNGFTYVEYYASRGMDINKFAPNLSFFFSNGLDPEYSVLGRVARLIWSKGMKYKYEANERSQKLKYHIQTSGRSLHSQEIDFNDIRTSLQALYAIYDNCNSLHTNSYDEAITTPTEESVRRALAIQMIINHEYGLAKNQNPLQGSFIIEELTELVEEAVLSEFDKITERGGVLGSMETMYQRNKIQEESLYYETLKNSGELPIMGVNTFLSSEGSPTVIPGEVIRSTEKEKKAQIETVDNLHKTYPEKAKILLEELQITARKNGNVFEKLMEATKYCSIGEITNALYEVGGQYRRNM from the coding sequence ATGATAAATACTGATATTTACAAACCCAAAAATCATATACGCATTGTAACAGCAGCTTCATTATTTGATGGACATGATGCTACCATTAATATTATAAGAAGAATTCTACAATCCTCAGGTGCAGAAGTTATTCACCTTGGTCATGACCGTTCTGTTCATGAAATTGTGGAATGTGCTGTACAAGAAGATGTCCAAGCAATCGCAATTACTTCTTATCAAGGCGGTCATAATGAGTATTTTAAATACATGTACGATTTACTAAAAGAAAAAGGCTGTTCACACATTAAAATATTTGGTGGCGGTGGTGGAGTAATTTTACCTAATGAAATAAAAGACCTTCAAGATTACGGTATCGTTAAATTATATTCTCCTGATGATGGCAGAACACTTGGACTGCAAGGAATGATAAATGATTTATTAAAAAAAGCAGATTTTCCTACAGGAAAGAATGTAAATGGTGAATTTGAAAAATTAAACACAAATAAACAATACAATATTGCTAGGATAATTTCTGCTGCTGAGAATTTTCCTGATACAATAAAAACAAAACTTAATGAACTAAATAAAAAAAGAAAAGAAATAAAAACACCTGTATTAGGAATCACAGGAACAGGTGGTTCAGGTAAATCATCACTCGTTGATGAAATAGTACGTAGATTTCTCTTGGATTTTCCTGAGAAAACCATAGCAATTATATGTGCCGACCCTTCAAAACGTAGAACAGGAGGAGCATTACTCGGTGATAGAATACGCATGAATTCTATTGATAATCCTAGAGTTTATATGAGATCACTTGCTACAAGAATGTCTAATCTTACTTTATCAAATTATGTAAACGATGCTGTTAATGTTGTGGTAGTAGCCGGTTATGATTTAATAATTTTAGAAACATCAGGAATTGGTCAATCAGATACTGAAATTGTTGACCACAGTGATCTTGCTTTATATGTTATGACACCTGAATATGGTGCTCCTACTCAGCTTGAGAAAATAGATATGCTCGATTATGCAGACATTATTGCTTTAAATAAATTTGATAAAAGAGGAGCATTGGATTCTTTGCGTGATGTAAAAAAACAATATGCAAGAAACCATCAACTATGGCATGACAGTCAAGATTCAATGCCTGTATTTGGAACTATTGCCTCACAATTTAATGACCCCGGAGTAAATAAATTTTATAATGCTCTTATTAAAAAAATTAAAGAAAAAACAGGAGCAAACTTTGAAAGTTCATTTTTGGAAGATGCAGAATTCTCTGAAAAAATTCATATTATTCCTCCAAAAAGAGTTAGATATTTATCTGAAATTGCCGACTCCATTAGAGCTTACAACAAATGGTCGGATAATCAGGCAGAAATTGCTGAAAGACTATTTGCTATAAATAAAACTTTAGATGAAATTGAAGATTCTGAAAATAATATTAAGAAAGTACTTGAAGAAAAATATAAAACATTAGAACTGGAATTAGACCCTAAAAATAAAATAATAATTGATAATTGGGACGCAAAATTAAAGAAGTACAAAGACCCTATATTTTCATTTAAAGTACGAGACAAAGAAATTAAAATTCAAACACATACAGAATCATTATCCCATTTACAGATTCCAAAAATTTCATTACCAAAATACAAATCATGGGGTGACATTTTAAAATGGAACTTAACAGAAAACGTACCGGGCGAATTCCCTTATGCAGCAGGTGTATTCCCTTTCAAACGCGAAGGTGAAGACCCAACAAGAATGTTTGCAGGAGAAGGCGGACCCGAAAGAACAAACAAACGCTTCCATTACGTTTCTTATGGATTAGATGCCAAAAGGCTTTCTACAGCTTTTGATTCGGTAACACTTTATGGCAGAAACCCTGGAACAAGACCTGATATTTATGGAAAGATTGGTAACTCAGGTGTTTCCATCAGTTGCCTTGATGATGCAAAAAAACTCTATTCAGGATTTAGACTTACAGACCCGAAAACTTCCGTTTCCATGACAATTAACGGACCTGCACCATCAATGACAGGATATTTTATGAATGCCGCTATTGACCAAGAGTGTGAAGTTTACATTAAAGAAAATGGACTTCTAAAAGATGTTGAAAAAAAGATAAAAGATATTTTTAAAAAGAAAGGAACAAAACTACCTGAATATAGTGGTGAATTACCAAAAGGTCATAATGGATTAGGCTTAATGCTACTTGGAGTTACAGGGGAAATGCTTCTACCCGAAGATGTTTATTTGAAAATAAAAACAGATACAATTTCTAAAGTTAGAGGTACTATTCAAGCAGATATTCTGAAAGAAGACCAAGGGCAAAATACTTGCATTTTCTCAACCGATTTTTCTCTCAAATTAATGGGCGATATGCAAGAATATTTTAATCTCAATAACATCCGAAACTTCTATTCTGTTTCAATATCAGGTTATCATATTGCCGAGGCTGGTGCCAATCCTATTTCTCAACTTGCATTTACTCTTTCCAATGGTTTTACTTACGTTGAATATTACGCCTCCAGAGGAATGGATATTAACAAATTTGCACCTAACTTATCCTTTTTCTTTTCCAATGGACTTGACCCCGAATATTCTGTACTTGGCCGTGTTGCAAGACTTATTTGGTCAAAAGGAATGAAGTATAAATACGAAGCAAATGAACGTTCTCAAAAGTTAAAATATCACATTCAAACATCAGGGCGTTCCTTACATTCTCAAGAAATTGATTTTAACGATATCAGAACAAGCCTTCAAGCACTTTATGCAATTTATGATAATTGTAACTCACTACATACCAATTCTTATGATGAAGCAATTACAACCCCAACAGAAGAATCGGTTAGAAGAGCATTAGCTATTCAGATGATTATAAACCATGAATACGGACTTGCAAAAAATCAGAATCCACTGCAAGGCTCTTTTATAATTGAAGAATTAACGGAACTCGTAGAAGAAGCTGTTCTTTCTGAGTTTGATAAAATTACCGAAAGAGGTGGTGTGCTTGGCTCAATGGAAACAATGTATCAAAGAAATAAAATACAGGAAGAATCTTTATATTATGAAACATTGAAGAATTCAGGGGAATTACCAATAATGGGTGTTAACACCTTTTTATCTTCAGAAGGCTCTCCTACTGTTATTCCGGGGGAAGTAATTCGCTCAACCGAAAAAGAAAAGAAAGCCCAAATAGAAACTGTTGATAATCTTCATAAAACATATCCTGAAAAAGCAAAAATTCTTCTTGAAGAATTACAGATTACAGCCCGAAAAAATGGAAATGTTTTTGAAAAACTTATGGAAGCTACTAAATACTGTTCCATTGGTGAAATAACAAATGCACTTTACGAAGTTGGTGGTCAATATAGGAGGAATATGTAA